A genomic window from Companilactobacillus alimentarius DSM 20249 includes:
- a CDS encoding amino acid ABC transporter permease — MINLLTNNWSAFISGFGWTILSSILALFFSLIIGSLVAILEVVPNKFARIVGNVYVEIFRNIPLLVITMFFYLVIPLYVVKINGFTAGTIGLTIYTSAFIAETVRAGINSVDIGQMEAARSQGMTFWQAMRYIVLPQAFKLVIPPLGNQFVNLVKNSSVLAFVAGFDLMYQGNAIASQTFDTVNTYIIVGIFYLVITLPISYYMQYLERKLA, encoded by the coding sequence ATGATTAATCTTTTGACAAATAACTGGAGTGCCTTTATCAGTGGCTTCGGTTGGACGATTCTTTCGAGTATCTTGGCACTATTCTTTAGTTTGATCATTGGTTCGTTAGTTGCCATCTTGGAAGTAGTTCCAAATAAATTTGCTCGTATCGTTGGAAATGTTTACGTTGAAATCTTCCGTAATATTCCACTGTTAGTTATCACAATGTTTTTCTACTTGGTAATTCCATTGTATGTAGTAAAAATCAACGGATTCACAGCGGGAACGATTGGTCTGACGATTTATACTTCGGCGTTTATTGCTGAAACAGTTAGAGCCGGGATTAACTCAGTTGATATAGGACAGATGGAAGCAGCCAGATCGCAAGGAATGACTTTTTGGCAGGCGATGCGTTATATCGTTTTACCACAAGCATTCAAGTTGGTAATACCACCATTAGGTAATCAATTCGTTAACTTAGTTAAAAATTCGTCAGTCTTAGCTTTCGTGGCAGGATTCGATTTGATGTATCAAGGAAATGCTATCGCTTCGCAGACGTTTGATACAGTGAATACCTATATCATCGTCGGAATATTCTACCTAGTTATCACGTTACCAATTAGTTATTACATGCAGTATTTAGAAAGAAAATTAGCTTAG
- a CDS encoding DHH family phosphoesterase has product MINDILKKIEQYNTIVILRHQNPDPDAIGSQAGLSAILQEVFPQKKFYITGTDLSVLDWIGKMQDIPDELYKDSLVIAVDTANARRIDNNGAYKNAKEIIKIDHHPNVDPFGDINWVDASFSSCAEMIFSFTEAIQGFQLTKTIAEKLYAGIIGDTVRFLNGETSYRTLLTSAKLAKTGIDISKISLQEDEMSLQVAHLEAYILNHLKITDSGFGYIVIRKDILEDFNLDDGEIDHVVPLIGRINKVNNWIVVSEKDLNRFRINLRSKCIPINGVAEEYGGGGHPLASGTYVDSIDKVKDLISDMDKLNQQKHQ; this is encoded by the coding sequence ATGATTAATGACATTTTAAAAAAGATTGAACAATATAATACAATTGTTATTCTCAGACATCAGAATCCTGACCCTGATGCTATTGGCTCGCAAGCTGGATTGAGTGCCATTCTTCAAGAGGTTTTCCCTCAAAAGAAGTTCTATATTACTGGAACCGATCTTTCAGTTCTTGATTGGATTGGCAAAATGCAAGATATTCCTGATGAACTTTATAAGGATTCCTTAGTAATTGCCGTAGATACTGCCAATGCGAGACGTATCGACAATAATGGAGCCTACAAGAATGCTAAAGAGATTATAAAAATTGATCATCATCCTAATGTTGATCCTTTTGGTGATATTAATTGGGTCGACGCTTCCTTTTCAAGTTGTGCCGAAATGATTTTTTCATTTACTGAGGCAATCCAAGGTTTCCAATTAACTAAAACTATTGCTGAAAAACTTTACGCTGGAATCATCGGCGATACAGTCCGCTTCTTAAATGGCGAGACTAGTTACAGAACCTTATTGACTTCTGCTAAATTAGCTAAAACGGGAATCGATATTTCTAAAATTAGCTTGCAAGAAGATGAAATGTCTTTGCAAGTAGCCCATCTAGAAGCTTATATTTTAAATCATTTAAAGATTACCGATTCTGGCTTTGGCTATATTGTCATTCGAAAAGATATCTTAGAAGATTTCAATTTAGATGACGGTGAAATTGATCATGTCGTCCCATTGATTGGTCGTATCAACAAGGTTAACAATTGGATCGTTGTCAGCGAAAAAGATCTCAATCGGTTCCGCATCAACCTTCGTTCCAAATGTATTCCTATCAACGGTGTCGCCGAAGAATATGGTGGCGGTGGTCATCCTTTGGCCAGTGGAACCTATGTTGACAGTATCGATAAAGTTAAAGATTTGATCTCTGATATGGATAAATTAAACCAACAAAAACATCAATAA
- a CDS encoding ABC transporter ATP-binding protein encodes MQKIVEVQSVEKIYGKADEKQFKALSDVNFDVKPGEFVGIMGASGSGKTTLLNILSTLDTPTSGQVKIAGEDITKLNNNQMADFRANKIGFIFQDFNLLENLTAYENIALPLALQNVSVKKIKPAVMSIAEKLGLTDILNHYPTELSGGQKQRVAAARALVHEPSIVFGDEPTGALDSKSARALLDTLMKINRDDNVSILLVTHDPFSASYCDRILFIKDGEIGQELKKEDNSRAEFYQEILDSLGTFTE; translated from the coding sequence GTGCAAAAAATAGTTGAGGTACAAAGTGTTGAAAAAATTTATGGTAAAGCTGATGAAAAACAATTTAAGGCTTTGTCAGATGTCAATTTCGATGTTAAGCCTGGCGAATTCGTAGGAATTATGGGTGCATCAGGTTCGGGTAAAACCACACTTTTGAATATTCTATCGACATTAGATACACCGACTAGTGGTCAGGTGAAAATTGCTGGTGAGGATATTACTAAATTAAACAATAATCAGATGGCTGATTTTCGAGCTAATAAGATTGGATTTATCTTCCAAGATTTCAACTTGTTAGAGAATTTAACTGCCTATGAAAATATTGCTTTGCCACTAGCGTTACAAAATGTGTCGGTTAAAAAAATTAAGCCAGCGGTAATGAGTATTGCTGAAAAATTAGGTTTGACAGATATTCTCAATCACTATCCAACCGAGTTGTCAGGTGGTCAAAAGCAACGTGTAGCCGCTGCTCGTGCCTTGGTTCATGAGCCTTCAATCGTCTTTGGGGACGAACCTACTGGTGCTTTGGATTCTAAGAGTGCTAGAGCGTTGTTAGATACACTAATGAAAATTAATCGTGACGACAATGTTTCAATTCTTTTAGTCACACACGATCCATTCTCGGCCAGTTACTGTGATCGAATTTTGTTCATCAAAGATGGTGAAATTGGTCAGGAACTTAAAAAAGAAGATAATTCACGTGCTGAATTTTATCAAGAAATCTTAGATTCATTAGGAACATTTACAGAATAG
- a CDS encoding helix-turn-helix domain-containing protein yields the protein MNLGKNIVKYRQKNQLSQEQLAEALNISRQSISKWETGENLPSIDNLISLSGLLNISLDELITGAPYLHFPFAYGRPKSRFPQLLLILGMTLWTVIETLFFNSTVMSIIFNIVFGIIISYIFITQIGPYDFKRYYDYWTLDKKGIIYPADNGEVRSLGHDFLIPLQGIFNLRKTKFVSYKQIKSIEISVNLYEYDPNKTVTVRGGSAIIASTMIENFDFLLTTADGQKISLKLNQFYWKSSQERKILNTIISFFKRKNLIFVDKQGIAKLIREDDGSSLTHKLYKLRDQEHMQSN from the coding sequence GTGAACTTAGGGAAGAATATTGTTAAATATCGACAAAAAAACCAATTGTCGCAAGAGCAATTGGCAGAGGCGTTAAATATTTCACGGCAATCAATATCAAAGTGGGAAACTGGCGAAAATTTACCCAGTATTGATAACTTAATATCATTGAGTGGATTATTAAATATTTCTTTGGATGAGTTGATCACGGGTGCGCCGTATTTACATTTCCCATTTGCTTATGGAAGACCGAAAAGCAGATTCCCTCAATTGTTATTAATTCTAGGGATGACGCTTTGGACAGTAATAGAGACGCTTTTCTTCAATTCTACGGTGATGTCGATAATATTCAATATTGTGTTTGGGATAATAATTTCCTACATTTTTATCACACAAATAGGACCGTATGATTTCAAGAGATACTATGATTATTGGACTTTAGATAAAAAAGGTATTATTTATCCAGCTGATAATGGGGAAGTACGCTCACTTGGACATGATTTTTTGATTCCATTACAGGGTATTTTCAATCTTCGAAAAACTAAATTTGTTTCTTATAAACAAATTAAAAGTATTGAAATATCAGTAAATCTTTATGAGTATGATCCCAATAAAACTGTCACGGTTCGTGGTGGTAGTGCAATAATTGCCAGTACGATGATAGAGAATTTTGATTTTCTTTTGACTACTGCGGATGGACAAAAGATTTCCTTAAAACTTAATCAATTTTATTGGAAAAGCAGTCAGGAGCGAAAAATATTAAACACTATTATTAGTTTCTTTAAACGAAAAAATCTTATTTTTGTTGATAAACAGGGAATTGCTAAATTGATTCGTGAAGATGATGGTAGTAGTTTGACACATAAACTTTATAAATTAAGAGATCAGGAACATATGCAGTCTAATTAG
- a CDS encoding FtsX-like permease family protein encodes MLNKLALSGIKHRIRDYTVLFSGLMIASAIFYMFMSLATNQAFLSSNSPAAATSFIFAFGIVLLAIITIVYINYANTFLLSMRQKEYGMFMMLGAKSSKISRMIFVETFAIGAISTIIGSAIGVLATSFVGRLLINSLDMKVKHFNSFYLPALLWTLVFFIVIFMFSAFRNSISLRRSKVLTLLNRDSQPVKIKRNGVMKSVQAVLGLILLVIGYFSMYLSGNNPGAIYIGIPIALVTIVGGTYFTINSFITAIIVMLKKNTKYSQKGLNNFTLSQLSFRINDYTKILSMVSIMFALALGAITVGLGFNNQIDNVVNGQNYYDVQVTNPNSAQQKRIKELNIEKKDIYNYKTSGKTVYYRSSEFKKQPLGYAQMNMNTMYFKLKHSSNPAKNESANYELMNTRLPESRMLATKFVSDAQYSAIKGKETTTVLVKTNSFKNNLSTIKRISKAETQRYATLKQAGGDKYSSYTLVNGFFSGLEFMGFFLGIAFLAMLASCLMFKILSGANSDVKRYNMLYKIGTRQSVLRSAINKEIAVLFSVPAILGIIHVLIGLQLFVKLLYKPYTNIEIPFAIFLVLYLGYYFLTRYLYKKIVLK; translated from the coding sequence ATGTTAAATAAATTAGCCTTAAGTGGAATCAAACATCGAATTCGCGATTACACGGTTTTATTCTCTGGATTGATGATTGCCTCAGCAATCTTTTATATGTTCATGTCACTAGCGACTAATCAAGCTTTTCTAAGTTCCAATTCTCCAGCCGCAGCGACTAGTTTTATTTTTGCCTTTGGTATTGTTTTATTGGCAATTATTACAATTGTCTACATTAATTATGCCAATACTTTTCTTTTAAGTATGCGCCAAAAGGAATATGGGATGTTTATGATGCTCGGTGCTAAGAGTAGTAAAATCTCACGAATGATCTTTGTTGAAACCTTCGCGATTGGTGCTATTTCAACAATTATCGGTTCAGCTATTGGTGTTTTAGCCACTAGTTTTGTTGGTCGTCTTTTGATCAATTCTTTAGATATGAAAGTGAAACACTTCAATAGTTTTTATTTACCGGCTCTTTTATGGACACTAGTTTTCTTCATCGTTATCTTTATGTTTTCCGCTTTTAGAAATTCAATTTCCTTGCGTCGTAGTAAAGTTTTAACATTATTGAATCGTGATAGTCAGCCTGTAAAAATCAAACGTAACGGCGTGATGAAATCTGTTCAGGCAGTTCTAGGTTTAATTTTACTTGTCATTGGTTATTTCTCAATGTACTTGTCAGGAAATAATCCAGGCGCAATTTATATTGGAATTCCCATTGCTTTAGTGACAATTGTCGGCGGTACGTATTTCACAATTAATTCTTTCATAACGGCTATCATCGTTATGTTGAAGAAGAATACTAAGTATTCTCAAAAAGGCTTGAATAATTTTACGTTATCTCAGTTGAGTTTTAGAATTAATGACTATACGAAGATTCTTTCAATGGTTTCCATCATGTTTGCTTTAGCCTTAGGTGCCATTACCGTAGGATTAGGCTTTAATAATCAAATTGACAACGTTGTAAATGGTCAAAATTATTACGATGTTCAGGTAACTAATCCAAATTCGGCACAACAGAAACGAATCAAAGAATTAAATATCGAGAAAAAAGATATTTATAATTATAAAACTTCTGGAAAAACTGTTTACTATCGTAGTAGTGAATTTAAGAAGCAACCGCTTGGTTATGCACAGATGAATATGAATACAATGTATTTTAAACTCAAGCATTCATCTAATCCGGCTAAGAATGAAAGTGCCAATTATGAATTGATGAATACACGTTTACCGGAATCTAGAATGCTTGCAACTAAGTTTGTGAGTGACGCTCAATATAGTGCTATTAAAGGCAAAGAGACAACCACGGTATTAGTAAAAACTAATTCCTTCAAGAATAATTTATCAACTATTAAGAGAATTTCTAAAGCTGAAACACAGCGTTACGCGACCCTTAAGCAAGCTGGTGGCGACAAGTACTCTTCCTATACGTTAGTCAATGGTTTCTTCTCAGGTTTAGAGTTCATGGGATTTTTCTTAGGAATTGCTTTTCTAGCAATGTTAGCTAGCTGTTTGATGTTCAAAATTCTGTCAGGTGCTAATAGTGACGTTAAGCGTTACAACATGCTTTATAAGATTGGTACAAGACAAAGTGTACTCCGCAGTGCAATCAATAAAGAGATTGCTGTCTTATTCTCGGTGCCAGCAATTCTTGGAATTATTCATGTTTTGATAGGTTTGCAATTGTTCGTTAAATTGCTTTATAAGCCATATACAAATATTGAAATTCCTTTTGCAATTTTCTTGGTTTTATATCTGGGTTATTATTTCTTAACTCGTTATCTTTACAAGAAAATTGTTCTCAAATAG
- a CDS encoding transporter substrate-binding domain-containing protein translates to MKRLKYLTLIITSLFLVLTLVGCGAKPLSEQNVLENVKKDKTITWGVKADTKLIGLIDVKDGQEKGFEIDLAKAITKKMLGKNAKAKFVTVTSQSRIPLLKNGNIDAIIATMTITPERKKTIDFTQSYFDAGQSILVKKGSSIKKVQDLNDKTIIGVVGSNSVENVKKYAPNAQVLQLPDYAQALTALKSGQGDALTTDNVILAGMAVNNPGYVLQGKAFTTEPYGIGVNKGQKDFRKSINKALDELVKDGTYNKLIKKWFGDVPGFNYKEVLRHD, encoded by the coding sequence ATGAAACGTTTAAAATATTTAACTTTAATTATCACCTCACTGTTCCTAGTCCTGACTCTAGTTGGCTGTGGTGCGAAGCCGCTTTCAGAGCAGAACGTTCTCGAAAATGTTAAGAAGGATAAAACTATTACTTGGGGTGTAAAAGCTGATACCAAATTGATTGGTCTGATCGATGTTAAAGATGGTCAGGAAAAGGGATTTGAAATTGATTTAGCCAAAGCGATTACGAAAAAGATGTTAGGTAAGAATGCTAAAGCTAAGTTCGTTACGGTAACGTCACAATCAAGAATTCCACTTTTAAAGAATGGAAACATTGATGCTATCATCGCTACAATGACCATAACGCCTGAGCGAAAGAAAACCATTGATTTCACACAGTCATATTTTGATGCTGGACAATCAATTTTGGTTAAAAAAGGATCGTCAATTAAAAAGGTTCAAGATTTGAACGACAAAACCATTATTGGTGTAGTGGGTTCAAACTCAGTTGAAAATGTGAAAAAATATGCGCCTAACGCACAGGTTCTACAGTTACCTGATTATGCCCAAGCATTGACGGCTTTAAAATCCGGCCAAGGAGACGCTTTGACGACTGATAATGTCATCTTAGCGGGAATGGCCGTAAATAATCCCGGTTATGTCTTACAAGGTAAGGCTTTTACAACAGAGCCTTATGGGATTGGTGTTAATAAAGGACAAAAAGACTTTAGAAAATCTATCAACAAAGCTTTAGATGAATTAGTAAAAGATGGAACGTACAATAAATTGATCAAGAAATGGTTTGGCGATGTTCCAGGCTTCAATTACAAGGAGGTGCTACGTCATGATTAA
- a CDS encoding amino acid ABC transporter ATP-binding protein: MSMIEFRDVQKYYGNFHALKDINLKIDKGETVVLVGPSGSGKSTLARTVNGLETIQEGQLIVNGHNISDKTTDINLIRKDVGMVFQHFNLYANKDVLENVMLAPRIVLKLSEEENKKTAMALLDRVGLADKAHNMPSQISGGQKQRVAIARSLAMKPRCMLFDEPTSALDPEMIDDVLGVIKYVTSQSDMTSLIVTHEMGFAQEVANRVIFMDEGQILEDEATDIFFEQPKNDRAKQFLSKIIKH, encoded by the coding sequence ATGTCAATGATTGAATTCCGCGATGTCCAAAAATATTATGGAAACTTCCATGCATTGAAAGATATCAACCTAAAGATTGATAAGGGGGAAACAGTTGTACTAGTTGGTCCCTCTGGATCAGGAAAAAGTACTCTAGCTCGAACAGTTAATGGTCTAGAAACAATTCAAGAAGGTCAATTGATTGTTAATGGTCACAATATTTCCGATAAAACTACTGATATCAATCTAATTAGAAAAGATGTAGGGATGGTTTTTCAGCATTTTAATCTCTATGCAAATAAAGATGTTTTGGAAAATGTTATGTTGGCACCAAGAATCGTTTTGAAATTAAGCGAAGAAGAAAACAAGAAGACGGCAATGGCTTTATTAGATCGAGTAGGCTTAGCTGATAAGGCACATAACATGCCCTCACAGATTTCTGGTGGACAAAAGCAACGTGTGGCAATTGCTAGATCTTTAGCTATGAAACCTCGTTGTATGCTGTTTGACGAACCAACCAGTGCGCTAGATCCAGAAATGATTGATGATGTGTTGGGAGTTATCAAATACGTTACTAGTCAAAGCGATATGACTTCTTTGATTGTTACTCACGAAATGGGATTTGCCCAAGAAGTAGCTAATCGAGTAATTTTCATGGATGAAGGTCAAATTCTAGAAGATGAAGCAACAGATATTTTCTTCGAACAACCTAAGAATGACCGTGCTAAGCAGTTCTTAAGTAAGATCATCAAACACTAA